A genomic region of Elephas maximus indicus isolate mEleMax1 chromosome 10, mEleMax1 primary haplotype, whole genome shotgun sequence contains the following coding sequences:
- the LOC126083877 gene encoding disintegrin and metalloproteinase domain-containing protein 20-like: MPCPLLLWTFGSTMAVGEALVDIRVIPLLLWLGASLSISGHSQARLSQHFPSPEVTTPLKVPGRGRSARAPGWLSYSLRLGGQRHIIHMRVKKFLVSKHLPVFTYTDQRALHEDQPFVPDNCYYHGYVEGVFESLVALTTCFGGFRGVLQINHLTYEIEPRSHSTTFEHLVYKRDSNETQFPPMRCGLTEEEIARQLESQKTYNTTQKQSSYRGWWTHWRFLELVVVVDYNRFLHLLRNTSVVQQEVLTVVHIVDSLYGPFDVDVILIGIEIWNEGNPPLSNDIHLLAEEFAIWKKLHLDARLPSDSTHLFIKESFGDKLGVAYVKGICLPPFNCGVDSFQGNQLFSFALIVTHELGHNLGMVHDTEWCVCEQKWCIMFPSQETTTKFSNCSYAEYWDNTIRQGFCLRSPPNPEKIFRLKFCGNLMVEEGEECDCGTIHQCANDSCCLSNCTLSPGAACAFGLCCKDCNFIPSGYLCRQQISECDLPEWCTGTSHQCPEDVYVQNGIPCNDNAYCYEKRCNSHDTQCKEIFGKDAKSASQSCYQKINTQGNRFGHCGITDIVYLKCETPDILCGRIQCENVGVIPNLIQHSTVHQIHFNGTTCWGTDYHLGMSIPDIGQVKDGTVCGLKKICIHKKCVHLSYLPQDCQPETCNLRGVCNNKQHCHCDHGWAPPYCLMKGYGGSNDSGPPYKDIEEVEDVVYPSLSWLIPLMILFFYFILVLCKKDLKEKEEEEGEEDENEEEGEEDENEEGED; encoded by the coding sequence ATGCCCTGCCCTCTTCTGCTCTGGACATTTGGCTCCACAATGGCAGTGGGTGAAGCCCTGGTGGACATCAGGGTCATTCCTCTGCTGCTCTGGCTTGGGGCATCTCTGTCCATTTCTGGCCACTCCCAGGCCAGGCTCTCCCAGCACTTCCCCTCTCCAGAAGTGACGACCCCCTTGAAGGTGCCCGGCAGAGGCAGAAGTGCAAGGGCTCCGGGCTGGCTCTCCTACAGCCTACGGCTTGGGGGCCAGAGACACATTATCCACATGAGGGTCAAAAAGTTCTTGGTTTCCAAACACCTCCCAGTGTTCACCTATACAGACCAGCGTGCCCTCCATGAGGACCAGCCTTTTGTCCCGGATAACTGCTACTATCATGGTTATGTGGAAGGGGTGTTTGAGTCCCTGGTTGCTCTCACTACCTGTTTTGGGGGTTTTCGAGGGGTGCTACAGATAAACCACCTCACTTATGAAATTGAACCCAGGAGTCACTCTACCACGTTTGAACACCTGGTGTATAAGAGAGACAGTAACGAGACACAATTCCCACCGATGAGATGTGGCTTAACAGAAGAGGAAATAGCACGCCAGTTGGAATCACAAAAGACATACAATACCACTCAGAAGCAAAGTTCTTACCGTGGCTGGTGGACCCACTGGCGGTTTCTTGAACTGGTAGTGGTGGTGGACTATAATCGATTCCTTCACTTACTCAGAAATACCTCGGTGGTGCAGCAGGAAGTGTTGACTGTTGTCCATATTGTGGATTCCTTATATGGCCCTTTTGACGTTGATGTAATTTTGATTGGTATTGAGATCTGGAATGAGGGAAACCCGCCTTTATCAAATGACATACATCTGCTTGCGGAGGAATTTGCCATTTGGAAGAAACTGCACCTCGATGCACGACTGCCAAGTGATAGTACACATCTTTTCATAAAAGAATCATTTGGTGACAAGCTTGGTGTTGCCTACGTTAAAGGAATATGCCTTCCTCCTTTTAATTGTGGAGTtgatagtttccaaggaaaccAGTTGTTTTCATTTGCACTTATTGTGACCCATGAGCTTGGTCATAATTTGGGTATGGTGCATGACACTGaatggtgtgtgtgtgaacaAAAATGGTGCATAATGTTTCCTAGTCAAGAGACGACAACTAAATTCAGCAATTGTAGTTATGCTGAATATTGGGACAACACTATCAGGCAAGGATTTTGTCTTCGCTCTCCTCCAAATCCAGAGAAGATCTTCAGGCTGAAGTTCTGTGGAAACCTAATGGTTGAAGAAGGAGAGGAGTGTGACTGTGGAACCATACATCAGTGTGCTAACGATTCCTGTTGCCTTTCAAACTGCACTCTGAGTCCAGgggctgcttgtgcttttgggcTATGTTGTAAAGACTGCAATTTTATTCCATCAGGTTATTTGTGTAGACAACAGATCAGTGAATGTGATCTTCCAGAGTGGTGCACTGGAACTTCTCATCAGTGCCCAGAAGATGTTTATGTGCAGAATGGGATACCCTGTAATGACAATGCCTACTGCTATGAAAAGAGATGCAATAGCCATGATACACAGTGTAAAGAGATTTTTGGCAAAGATGCAAAAAGTGCATCTCAgagctgctaccaaaaaatcaataCTCAAGGAAATCGTTTTGGTCACTGTGGTATTACAGACATAGTATATCTAAAATGTGAGACCCCTGATATCCTGTGTGGGAGAATTCAGTGTGAAAATGTAGGAGTAATTCCCAACCTGATACAGCATTCTACAGTGCATCAGATTCACTTCAATGGCACCACTTGCTGGGGCACTGACTATCATTTAGGGATGTCCATACCTGATATTGGCCAAGTGAAGGATGGCACAGTATGTGGGCTGAAAAAGATCTGCATCCACAAGAAGTGTGTCCATCTGTCTTATCTGCCACAAGATTGTCAGCCTGAGACCTGCAACTTGAGGGGGGTCTGTAACAATAAACAGCACTGTCACTGTGACCATGGGTGGGCACCTCCCTACTGCTTGATGAAAGGCTATGGAGGTAGTAATGATAGTGGCCCACCTTACAAAGACATAGAAGAGGTGGAAGATGTGGTTTATCCATCATTATCGTGGCTCATTCCtttgatgattttatttttttatttcattcttgtgCTTTGTAAGAAAGACctaaaagaaaaggaggaagaagagggagaagaggatgaaaatgaagaagagggagaagaggATGAAAATGAAGAAGGAGAAGACTAA